taagtcaaactATAGTTGTGCGCCTTTagttttctttcatttgagaacattatttgaaaacgTTGGAAGCATGCGTTCCTGTCATAAAATACTGCCCACGATTTGACGTCTTGGCGGAGGGAGGCGTAACTTTGTTGGCCTGGAAAAGTAAAGAGATTGTTAAGAATAAAGCTATAAGCTGATAAATGATATTCGTAACTCTGATGCCATTTCCTAGGTAGGAACAAGGACAAGTGCTATCAGCACCGGGAGAGACATTGTTGCGCCACTTTTCAAAAAGGGTGGAGCATGCCTCAGAACTGTTTTACCTTTCCTCCTTTACCCATTGCCCGTTTTGAACAGATCTTCTTCTACAGCAGTTCATGCAATCAACAATCAAGTCGACAAAAAATGGAACAATATTCAAATTGATATATCCACTGGCTTTTTAATTTTACAGAATtgatttacaaattatttaaagtagACTCCACGCTCATTTGTTGATTGCACtactttttttatatgaatcaaATTCGATTTTATTACCATGAGTTTTTTCACATTCGGTAGTTGGTCTAAGATTTGTGTCAAAACAGTTATTTGTTAACGAGTCTCGCGATATTTCACAAGTTGCGTTCACGAGTTGAAAAGCAGTGCAATCTTACTTCAACACAAgcatttttctgtttattataaGACTAAAACGGACATGAATTGACAATTAATTGCAATATCAGAAAATCGCGCCAAATTGTATGCCAACATATAACGTCATTTCAAAATGACGCCAATGAAGTTGTGTTGCAGTCCTGTGATTTAATTTGGAACTGAGTGCGGGCaaactttcaaaacagtgaacaaTATCGAATTgtaattttactgtttgaaacgaagaaatattttttttcactgataatataatataaatcaccgcaaagcatttaataaatttgtatatcaTCTTTTATGTATGCTTAGGGGCCTAAGGCCACCTGCAGTTGTATTTAACTATGCAATTATGGAACTATAATTGAGTCCATGACAAGATTGCGAACAACAAGGCcatgaacttttttttcttttattttcaggaTGGTCAATATCATCCTTTGCGGCTGCCCGGGGTCGGGAAAAGAGCACCTGGCTAAACGACTGAACCGTACGCTTAAACACAGACTtggaaaacacaaaataatcaCTGGATTAGCCAAACATGTCTTAAGACGCGAAGGGATTAGCAAACGCAAAGACTATGACGCTGATGATGATAAATTTTGTTATGTTCAGGAACAGATTGTTCAGGAATCATGTAATGAGGAACTGGTTGCGCATAGAGACGGtgtaagttttataaatacgGACAGCGTAATAAATACACTTGTCCTACTGAAAGCATGTTTCAAACCCGGCGAGCAAGAATCGTTTTACAATCTCCTCGGAAGAGATGACGTCAAACAAGTTTTGGAAATGTACAAACGATCGCTGGTAGTAATACTAAAGCCCCAACAGTTTGTACACGATGATTTGATTTGTCTGAAACTTAAATATGATGACTGGATGGAAATGAAAAGTCTTTATGTGCAGTTACTTTTTGATCTACACATACCGTTCATAGACATTCGTTTTGATGACGATACAAAGAAAATTGAGATGATCGCAGAGGCTTTAGCGGGATCCAAGATTGAACTGGACGAATcgttgtttaatatgtttttggaAAGAGAAGAAACAAACTTTGTCCAGAATAGGTTTCTGTTTGTTAAAAGCGCTCCTGAAGGAAATAGAGAAATACAAATACCTACACTTAAAGTGTATTCCGAACACTACATACAGATTTGGACGACAATGAAACATGGACAAACAAACAGATTTATACATAGACATGGCCATGAAAAATTACTTTGTATTGAATTTGACATAAATGTGAAGTCAACATGGGCACAGAAGGTTTTGTTGAAAGGGATTTATGTTAATGGCGAACCATACGTATTTCTTGCCTGTACTGACAGTGGTTTGAAAGAACGCAAATGCTATTTATGGAGAGGGCCTCAACAAGAAGTTGACGAGATTATTGAAAGCAATGGGGACTTTTCACAGATACAAACCGTATCTAAAAGACTAGCGCGAATTGGTTTGCTGTTTTCGGGGGTACAGCTGACGACACAGAATGTTTCTCCGGAACATATGGTGAAAGTGATAGATATTGAATCCAATGGAAAAGTGTTTACTGATGGTTGTGGTGCAATCGGAATGCAACTTGCAACACAAATTTTTCAAGAAGTAGATGACATAACCATTGACAAAGATTATTTACCTAGTGTTTATCAAGTGCGTTTGCAGGGATACAAAGGTGTTTTGGCAGTAGATCCTGGGATTGAGCCGAATTCAATTCTGTTGCGTGACTCGATGGAAAAATTTCGATCAACTGCTCATCCGTTCATAGGAATTTGCAATTATTCGAGACCATATACATTTGGCTATTTGAACAAGCAGTTCATAATGATGCTCTCTGGCCTCGGAATTCCAGATTTTGTGTTTCAACAGAAACATGAAGTTCATCTGAATAATCTGCAAAACATGTTGACGGACACAGAGACGGCCATAGATGTGCTTCAGTGGCAGAATGAATTTGGTTACGCACTCTTGATCAACAGCGCTGGAGGCATACACAATCTTTCAGAAGAACGTCGGCGGAAAGTTGAAAAAGTTCTAAAAGCAATTCAGCAAAACGAAAACTCAAAGCTGGACAAACTACGTatattgataccaaaatcaagGAATATATTTGGAGTGTGTGACACACAAGGCATTCTTGAATACGGACAATGTTTTCTTAGACTAACTGTAAATGGAAGGCCGAAAACAATATGTGGACTTGTTGTCGTTTGTAAAAACCCTTGCTACTTGACTAGTGATGTTAGAGTATTAGAAGCAGTTAGTGATATTGATAATCCGAATGCAAGGAGTCTGAATCATTTGGTTGATTGTATTGTATTTCCTACCAAGGGAAAACGACCCCATGCTGATGAAATAGCGGGCTCGGACTTAGATGGGGATCAGTTTTTTGTGTGTTGGGATGAAGCATTGATCCCAAATAAGACACGCCCACCCTACGATTATCCTTCCATTTCCGCAAAGCCACAAGGCGCCATTACCCATGAGAAGGTAATCAGTTacttttcaaagcaaaatgaaACTAGGAAACTGATTGGACGTGTAAACAAACTTTACAATTTATGGGCTGACCGGAAAGGGGTCAATTCAACAGAATGTGAACTATTGGGACAGCTGTTTTCAAGAGCTATTGACGCTAGTAAATCAGGCGATGAAGTGAAGATTCCGAAAGGTTTACAAAACGTAGAGGAAACGGATGAATGCAGATTTGTATGGGGCTGTATGGAACAGACGGCCAAACAGCGCCGCGAAGCCTTTGCCAACGACATTCTAGTAAACAGAGATGATGTGATTTCTTTGGAATTCGTCCTGGACATTGGAAAACAAATGCATGGAAACATCACTTCATTTGACAAACTTACATTGTTCATCAGATATGTCGGCCAGACAGACCTGCCACAAGATGAACATGTTCGGGAAGTGTTTCATTTATTTGGAGAGTACTTGGACTTCAATACCTTTGCAGCTTGGGAGAAGAGTGAGGCAATTGCATATGGCTTTCCGAAATCAATAGTACTGAATGCtttaaatacttcaaaaattCTTTTTGAGGAAGACCTGAAACATTTCAGTATGGGAAGCCCATTCAACCAGTGGAGTCTACTTGTCCACATGCAACACGATGACTTCAAATGGAACCATCTCTTGAAAGCAGTGACTGAATACGACAACACATTGGTAGTACTACGGCTTGAAGATGACTTGATCATAGAACTTCAGATTCTTGAAAGACTTGAACTTGGAAACGAACAGTTGATGGAAGGTGGAAAAATATCCTCAATTCTTCACTCAAGACATTTCGGATATAATTGTCGGTACATTCTAGGGGATACGTATTACCTTGATCTGTCAGAAAATACTCTTCAACTGTATCGAGACAAAAGCCGCGAACGAACGTTTATTTGGCTTCAATGCTTTGACAAGACACGAGACGAAATGACGATGAAGAAGCAGAAAATTGATCCGAATGCAACAAACGCTATCAGTACAGATTTGCAACGATACGACAGAAGAATACTGGAATCGACAAGAACGCATCCTAAAGTGCGAAAAGCACAATTCAAAGAGATTGAAATATTTGTACGATCGCTTGGTACCGAGGCTCCGTACTATGACATTTATGACGTCAACGATTTGCTTCCAGTTGAAGAAGAATTTGAACCCGAATTAGAAGTGACCGATGCTGACAGTTTCGATTTCGTTGATTTGTTCCATGAAAGAGTCCAGTTGTTTGATTCATTAGATCGCGAGGAACAATCGCAAGAACTTCTGAAGGCAGCAAACGTTCCTGACCTTTCTTTGTTTGATAACGTTCTACAGTGTGATGGTGCTGCAACTGCTGAAGCTGTCTATATGTTCCGAAAACTGCTGGAAAACATCATTGTTTCAACGGTTCCGTTTGATCTACCAGAACAAACGAAacacatttttacaaacattgttcTAAAGTTTGTTGATGTGATGGCAGAAGTAAAGCCCTCGGAAATATTGAAGATTGGAGCCTGTTTGACTCGATTAGGGCAAGATGCAAGTCTGCTGTCAGACATGTTTGGAAGTGCGATATGTGATTGCACGATGTCTGATATGATAGAAGCAATTGCAAACTGGGacagtttttactttttaagcGAAGAGTTCGCTATCGCTTTCCTAGAAGGGCTGAGCGTTGCTGTTCTGTCACAAATACATGAAAATGTGAACGAGAGCGCCAACGGATCAAACACCAATGTTGACATGTACTTGCATAGAGTTGTACAATTACATACACTGCACTTGCTATCCGATATTGGCAAAACTAAAGACCATATGCAGACAACTGATA
Above is a genomic segment from Mya arenaria isolate MELC-2E11 chromosome 2, ASM2691426v1 containing:
- the LOC128209691 gene encoding uncharacterized protein LOC128209691 gives rise to the protein MVNIILCGCPGSGKEHLAKRLNRTLKHRLGKHKIITGLAKHVLRREGISKRKDYDADDDKFCYVQEQIVQESCNEELVAHRDGVSFINTDSVINTLVLLKACFKPGEQESFYNLLGRDDVKQVLEMYKRSLVVILKPQQFVHDDLICLKLKYDDWMEMKSLYVQLLFDLHIPFIDIRFDDDTKKIEMIAEALAGSKIELDESLFNMFLEREETNFVQNRFLFVKSAPEGNREIQIPTLKVYSEHYIQIWTTMKHGQTNRFIHRHGHEKLLCIEFDINVKSTWAQKVLLKGIYVNGEPYVFLACTDSGLKERKCYLWRGPQQEVDEIIESNGDFSQIQTVSKRLARIGLLFSGVQLTTQNVSPEHMVKVIDIESNGKVFTDGCGAIGMQLATQIFQEVDDITIDKDYLPSVYQVRLQGYKGVLAVDPGIEPNSILLRDSMEKFRSTAHPFIGICNYSRPYTFGYLNKQFIMMLSGLGIPDFVFQQKHEVHLNNLQNMLTDTETAIDVLQWQNEFGYALLINSAGGIHNLSEERRRKVEKVLKAIQQNENSKLDKLRILIPKSRNIFGVCDTQGILEYGQCFLRLTVNGRPKTICGLVVVCKNPCYLTSDVRVLEAVSDIDNPNARSLNHLVDCIVFPTKGKRPHADEIAGSDLDGDQFFVCWDEALIPNKTRPPYDYPSISAKPQGAITHEKVISYFSKQNETRKLIGRVNKLYNLWADRKGVNSTECELLGQLFSRAIDASKSGDEVKIPKGLQNVEETDECRFVWGCMEQTAKQRREAFANDILVNRDDVISLEFVLDIGKQMHGNITSFDKLTLFIRYVGQTDLPQDEHVREVFHLFGEYLDFNTFAAWEKSEAIAYGFPKSIVLNALNTSKILFEEDLKHFSMGSPFNQWSLLVHMQHDDFKWNHLLKAVTEYDNTLVVLRLEDDLIIELQILERLELGNEQLMEGGKISSILHSRHFGYNCRYILGDTYYLDLSENTLQLYRDKSRERTFIWLQCFDKTRDEMTMKKQKIDPNATNAISTDLQRYDRRILESTRTHPKVRKAQFKEIEIFVRSLGTEAPYYDIYDVNDLLPVEEEFEPELEVTDADSFDFVDLFHERVQLFDSLDREEQSQELLKAANVPDLSLFDNVLQCDGAATAEAVYMFRKLLENIIVSTVPFDLPEQTKHIFTNIVLKFVDVMAEVKPSEILKIGACLTRLGQDASLLSDMFGSAICDCTMSDMIEAIANWDSFYFLSEEFAIAFLEGLSVAVLSQIHENVNESANGSNTNVDMYLHRVVQLHTLHLLSDIGKTKDHMQTTDRTDKVRVQNQSITHLKLNNTADMENDTIVLYHVSAVEGTSKFLKGQYVALSRQIDLSKGKGLRSVCCICQVKDISVAPFNVTLKIEGNIPTIVRRTQALEGIRFWRIDLIGNIVTYNRIVSALKVVNAKGNQNDLLQIITSPSEFELKRNEQVIFVKDIYVRSDMLHYEMTNLNTCQTTALKTALENTLTLIQGPPGTGKTEVACQIVKRLLSMGKEEKILIVAETNIAVDNIARRLRKDAVIVRIGASEGIASDIYDISLEGQMRRIADMEARKLKVRDQQGDTHRNTQIMNRILSKAQVVMTTCAGAGDICLENYCFPYLLVDEATQTLETTLLCSIAHGANKLVLIGDPMQLGPTAVDQSHRDTSSPNLFNISQLSKTLFHRLYEKQVVPVCFLDTQYRMHPSIAMFPSEHFYDGRLKTGECAKRRPPIVFPWPGRAPLCFINVKSYEKKKGSSYYNDKEVDTVVKVVNKLFDVKEEERAKRIGIEDVGVITLYKAQVEALKSSVRKGIQISSVDGFQGQEKEVIIVSTVRSNEKGSVGFCGDMNRMNVLLTRAKRGLIIIGNANTLQNSEIWHQWLAHAPTLDVSKLEKSEEMETAPRTPRHKNVRKTIYTRNGRRY